Proteins from a genomic interval of Pseudoruegeria sp. SHC-113:
- a CDS encoding flippase, whose product MASFPENTSRHWLAEETLGWSRTFGGSSILKLLPSLPISEAREKVLKSGGWLLARQAVNMVNTLVLGVLLARHLGPEGFGVLSYTVSLVAVLAPLTTLGLKNLSLREYAQSPAEADQILGTITVMRVLGTLVSIAAAYFVATRFPIDHENIAILCVIAAGAVLFKAFDSLQEYFIAEQDPKPFVINSVLILLFFTAVKVALILGDYTVDAFILANAAQTAAQSVGIVIAYRRNRGAFPGFRVDPSRMKLYARQGFPLMMGAMSAVIYLKIDVLFLSNMAGKEVTGIYSVAARLAEAWYMLPATLALAAFPRMVQLRQESQKRYNRRMQDALDVFAAFGTAIAVTSIFWAEPLIRILFGPAYAAAVPVLQIYVWIGIVFATRALIHKWLLAEGFFWGSAMINLTGAVSNVILNLALIPRFGAEGAAVATVISYTLAPILLAPIVPSLRPVAIMQLKAIVWPRRLVQLYGRGGSGQG is encoded by the coding sequence ATGGCAAGTTTTCCCGAGAATACTTCCCGACATTGGCTGGCAGAAGAGACCCTAGGCTGGTCCCGAACGTTCGGAGGTTCGTCGATTTTGAAGCTGCTGCCTTCGCTACCGATCTCAGAGGCACGCGAGAAAGTCTTGAAATCCGGCGGCTGGTTGCTTGCCCGCCAAGCCGTGAACATGGTGAACACGCTGGTACTGGGCGTCTTGCTCGCGCGGCATCTTGGCCCCGAGGGGTTTGGCGTCCTGAGCTATACCGTGTCGCTGGTCGCGGTGCTGGCGCCGCTGACCACGCTGGGCCTGAAGAACCTCTCCCTTCGCGAATATGCTCAATCACCGGCGGAAGCAGACCAGATCCTTGGAACGATCACCGTCATGCGCGTGCTCGGAACGCTGGTTTCGATCGCCGCAGCCTATTTCGTCGCCACCCGGTTTCCCATTGATCACGAGAACATCGCCATCCTCTGCGTTATTGCGGCCGGGGCCGTCTTGTTCAAGGCATTCGACTCGCTTCAGGAATATTTCATCGCGGAGCAGGATCCGAAGCCTTTCGTCATCAACTCTGTCCTGATCCTGCTGTTTTTCACCGCGGTGAAAGTGGCTCTCATACTGGGCGACTACACGGTAGACGCGTTTATCCTGGCGAATGCCGCTCAGACAGCCGCGCAGAGCGTCGGGATCGTCATTGCCTACCGTCGCAATCGCGGTGCTTTTCCGGGTTTCAGGGTCGATCCAAGCCGGATGAAGCTGTATGCCCGACAGGGCTTCCCCCTGATGATGGGCGCGATGTCGGCGGTGATCTACCTCAAGATCGACGTCCTGTTTCTTTCGAACATGGCGGGCAAGGAGGTGACGGGGATCTACAGCGTCGCCGCCCGGCTTGCCGAGGCCTGGTACATGTTACCCGCCACATTGGCGTTGGCCGCCTTTCCTCGGATGGTCCAACTCCGGCAGGAATCCCAGAAGCGATACAATCGGCGGATGCAGGACGCGCTGGACGTTTTCGCGGCTTTTGGCACGGCCATCGCGGTGACGTCGATCTTCTGGGCCGAGCCCCTGATCCGTATCCTGTTCGGACCGGCTTACGCGGCGGCTGTTCCGGTTCTGCAGATCTACGTCTGGATCGGAATCGTTTTCGCCACGCGCGCTCTCATTCACAAGTGGCTTCTTGCGGAAGGTTTTTTCTGGGGCTCCGCGATGATCAACCTGACCGGAGCGGTCAGCAACGTGATACTCAATTTGGCGCTGATCCCACGCTTCGGCGCGGAGGGGGCTGCGGTCGCCACTGTGATTTCCTATACATTGGCGCCGATCCTGCTCGCTCCGATAGTGCCCAGCCTGCGCCCCGTGGCGATCATGCAGTTAAAGGCAATTGTTTGGCCGCGTCGATTGGTGCAGCTTTATGGGAGAGGCGGCTCCGGCCAAGGCTGA
- a CDS encoding phosphatidylinositol 4-kinase produces MTETAIVLLSGASLPEGRHQATLALLNRGFEIFTEVELPAEALGGLPGGFTEGSHALIAFNPLMKGQNRRDTAIFKDLELEKAAHLLAVTVENAPSNLRVITTAEKAREVAGLLLQPPQFQELQSLIREKASALETREPVIADLSRFKYRAKVELIDWNGSKAIKKTFRPYAMDAMERERAFIEDMSQVSDVPARILAVTHNALVIEFVDNGLKEKRFLGRRLPVPLPLKTMRQLSNFVHLTVSRGWDPLDLTPGNNIMIDRKTGNLRAIDFEFAHRWSAPVEPEAAYFLSGVPDSSTVARPLNNAMEQDPYPSKWRPFTGLSKRSFLGDPAWLQRVKRTVLHPFWLAGFVAHALRRKKRATSDRDRELAAIALDDLRITSAINREEI; encoded by the coding sequence GTGACGGAGACCGCGATCGTCTTGCTCTCTGGGGCCAGTTTGCCGGAAGGGCGCCATCAAGCCACCTTGGCTTTGCTCAACAGGGGGTTCGAGATCTTCACGGAGGTTGAGCTGCCTGCAGAAGCCCTGGGTGGCCTGCCCGGCGGGTTTACCGAGGGAAGCCATGCCCTCATCGCCTTCAACCCTCTCATGAAAGGTCAGAACCGGCGGGACACGGCAATCTTCAAGGATCTTGAACTCGAAAAGGCGGCGCATCTCCTCGCGGTCACCGTGGAAAACGCGCCATCCAACCTGCGGGTGATAACCACGGCGGAGAAGGCACGCGAGGTAGCGGGCTTGTTGCTGCAGCCGCCGCAATTCCAAGAACTGCAGTCCCTCATCCGGGAGAAGGCAAGCGCGCTGGAAACGCGCGAACCGGTGATTGCCGACCTCAGTAGGTTCAAGTACCGCGCCAAGGTCGAGTTGATTGACTGGAATGGGTCAAAAGCGATCAAGAAAACGTTTCGCCCTTACGCAATGGACGCGATGGAACGAGAGCGGGCATTTATAGAGGACATGTCCCAGGTCTCCGACGTACCGGCCAGGATCCTTGCCGTGACGCACAATGCACTGGTGATCGAATTCGTCGACAACGGCCTGAAGGAAAAGCGTTTCCTCGGCCGGCGATTGCCTGTTCCCCTGCCACTCAAGACGATGCGCCAGCTTTCCAATTTTGTTCACCTGACAGTGAGCCGAGGCTGGGACCCGCTGGATCTGACGCCCGGCAACAACATCATGATCGATCGGAAAACAGGCAATCTGCGCGCGATCGACTTCGAGTTCGCGCACCGCTGGAGCGCGCCAGTCGAGCCTGAAGCGGCGTATTTCCTGTCGGGCGTTCCGGACAGTTCCACCGTCGCACGCCCCTTGAACAATGCAATGGAACAGGATCCTTACCCGTCGAAATGGCGGCCTTTCACGGGTCTGAGCAAGCGCAGCTTTCTAGGTGATCCGGCATGGCTCCAAAGGGTGAAACGCACGGTTTTGCATCCATTCTGGTTGGCGGGTTTCGTTGCTCATGCCCTGCGGCGGAAGAAACGCGCAACCTCGGACCGCGATCGAGAACTGGCTGCAATTGCCCTTGACGACCTTCGGATCACCTCGGCCATCAACCGCGAAGAGATCTGA
- a CDS encoding glycosyltransferase has translation MRQRLLLLINSLEGGGAEKIMVRLAEELSAQAEHFEVHLGLLDDVADAYAPPSTVELHRLGSRGSFLRSVSGTRQLIANLSPDVVLSFLTRANCAAVLSRSRGPFRCVISERVNTSSHLGRGARAVLLKRLITALYPRADAIVAVSSGVSDELRQNYHVATDRLHVIHNPVDAQNLRAQANEEPVFDLPSDFFVSVGRLVPNKGAEPLIRAFAAHRNTTRCLVLLGEGPERETLHELSRSLGVADRVMMPGHIPNPHAVVARATAYVSASRSEGFPNALVEAMALGCPVVATDCQSGPAEILADAQTGIAQGKLYAPWGILVPVDDTAAMASAMDDLDASDLRKQLSEKSRERAESFDVASVVRNYMRVLRNCEI, from the coding sequence ATGAGGCAGCGGCTGTTACTGCTTATCAATTCGCTTGAAGGTGGAGGGGCTGAGAAAATCATGGTGCGCCTTGCGGAAGAGCTGTCAGCGCAGGCTGAGCATTTTGAGGTTCACCTCGGCCTTCTTGATGATGTTGCCGATGCCTACGCCCCTCCCAGTACGGTAGAACTGCATCGGCTCGGCAGCCGCGGATCATTCCTCCGCAGCGTATCAGGAACCCGGCAGCTGATCGCAAACCTCAGCCCTGACGTTGTGCTATCCTTCCTGACGCGGGCGAACTGTGCCGCCGTGCTTTCGCGGTCGCGCGGGCCGTTTCGCTGCGTGATCAGCGAACGTGTCAACACCAGTAGCCATCTTGGGCGGGGCGCCCGCGCAGTCCTGCTGAAACGCCTCATCACGGCGCTCTATCCCCGTGCCGATGCGATTGTTGCTGTTTCCAGCGGCGTGTCCGACGAGCTTCGGCAAAATTATCATGTTGCCACGGACCGGCTGCACGTCATCCACAACCCGGTGGACGCGCAGAACCTCAGGGCACAGGCCAACGAAGAACCAGTCTTCGACTTGCCGAGCGACTTCTTCGTGAGCGTCGGTCGGCTGGTGCCAAACAAAGGCGCCGAGCCGCTCATCCGGGCCTTTGCGGCACATCGAAACACCACCCGATGTCTCGTGCTGCTCGGCGAGGGCCCGGAGCGAGAAACGCTCCACGAACTGTCACGATCGCTCGGTGTGGCCGACCGGGTGATGATGCCGGGGCACATCCCAAACCCACATGCGGTCGTCGCCCGTGCTACGGCCTATGTCTCGGCCTCCAGAAGCGAGGGTTTTCCCAATGCGTTGGTGGAGGCCATGGCCCTTGGTTGCCCCGTTGTCGCAACGGACTGCCAATCGGGGCCTGCCGAAATCCTGGCGGACGCGCAAACCGGGATTGCGCAGGGGAAGCTATACGCACCTTGGGGGATCTTGGTGCCGGTGGACGATACGGCAGCCATGGCATCGGCGATGGACGATCTCGACGCATCAGACCTGCGAAAGCAGCTGTCTGAAAAGAGCCGAGAGCGCGCCGAGAGCTTCGATGTCGCCTCGGTTGTCCGAAACTACATGCGTGTGTTAAGAAATTGTGAAATCTGA
- a CDS encoding glycosyltransferase family 4 protein produces MHIAVVGLRGIPDVMGGIETHCAALLPRLLSEAKPGDLKITVLARRPYVAEPSEFQGVAQIPLWAPGNSRLETIVHTFNAVFYARFVLRADCIHLHGIGPALMAPWVRLLGVKLLFTHHGEDYKRQKWGRVAKSMLKMGEVLGITCAHRVITVSKSSAKALASRFPRQANRITYIPNGVTPPDTDVDPAPLLQDLGLSHGGFVITVGRLVPEKAQTDLIDAFERSGLGEAQPPFKLLIVGAADHDSPYSKDLVRRGSDTVIFSGRLPRDSVVALNREAALFVLPSYHEGLSIAALEALFTGVPVLLSDIEPNTDIGLPAGHYFKTGSVEDLAQKLSVDFETYSTTDFDHTVFDWDQIARQTLETLAPLAPEAYLPLRASTPAENPKGRL; encoded by the coding sequence TTGCACATTGCCGTGGTTGGGTTGCGTGGGATCCCGGACGTCATGGGGGGTATCGAAACCCATTGCGCTGCGCTGCTGCCCCGGCTTCTGTCCGAGGCAAAGCCGGGAGATCTGAAAATCACGGTTCTGGCGCGGCGGCCTTATGTGGCCGAGCCCAGCGAGTTTCAAGGCGTTGCTCAGATCCCGCTCTGGGCTCCGGGGAACAGCCGGCTTGAAACTATTGTTCACACGTTCAATGCAGTTTTCTACGCCCGCTTCGTGCTGCGCGCGGATTGCATTCACTTGCACGGGATTGGCCCGGCATTGATGGCCCCGTGGGTCCGGCTGCTCGGCGTGAAGCTCCTGTTCACGCACCATGGCGAGGATTACAAGCGCCAGAAATGGGGGCGGGTCGCTAAATCCATGCTAAAAATGGGAGAGGTACTCGGAATCACCTGCGCGCATCGTGTGATTACTGTTTCCAAGTCCTCCGCCAAGGCGCTGGCATCCCGTTTTCCACGCCAGGCAAACCGGATCACCTATATCCCAAACGGCGTTACGCCGCCCGATACGGACGTGGACCCAGCCCCCTTGTTGCAGGATCTCGGGCTTTCTCACGGTGGTTTCGTCATCACCGTCGGGCGGCTTGTGCCTGAAAAAGCACAGACAGATCTGATCGATGCCTTCGAAAGATCCGGGCTGGGGGAAGCGCAGCCCCCCTTTAAACTCCTGATCGTCGGCGCTGCAGATCATGACAGCCCCTATTCGAAGGATCTCGTCAGGAGAGGCAGCGACACGGTGATCTTCAGCGGGCGACTGCCACGGGATTCCGTTGTCGCTCTAAACCGCGAAGCCGCTCTTTTCGTGCTTCCGTCCTATCACGAGGGGCTATCAATCGCGGCGCTGGAAGCCCTTTTCACCGGCGTGCCTGTTTTGCTTAGCGATATTGAGCCGAATACCGATATCGGCCTTCCCGCCGGCCACTACTTCAAAACGGGCTCCGTCGAGGATCTGGCACAGAAACTCTCGGTGGATTTTGAGACCTACAGTACGACAGATTTCGACCACACCGTGTTCGACTGGGATCAGATCGCCCGCCAAACGCTGGAGACATTAGCGCCTCTTGCCCCCGAAGCCTACTTGCCGTTACGCGCAAGCACTCCGGCCGAAAACCCCAAGGGACGCCTTTGA
- a CDS encoding glycosyltransferase family 2 protein: MTRKTISVVIPTCNRPDLLVEAVQSAVAQTLPVHEIIVVDDASDMDMQPALETFGDIVRYERLAQKGGANVARNRGIALASGELIAFLDDDDIWLPDKLELQSAALVPPYEACLCTSREVSAAERPPKGWQDVREAHLKFRTPCGTSGLLATARVLEEEKFDPAIPRGQDWDLFVRLVQRHPLAFVDRSLYLRQTGHERITTTALELSPEDLLARAAAVEKHRTWLGEDAYRQRMAANLLAFISQRQGKLRYIRASLKHAGYRATVGHFTKTLRKKSQQGVYATQARRT; this comes from the coding sequence ATGACAAGGAAAACCATCAGCGTCGTCATCCCCACCTGTAATCGCCCGGACCTGTTGGTTGAGGCGGTGCAAAGCGCCGTTGCGCAAACCCTGCCTGTGCACGAGATCATCGTGGTGGACGACGCCTCCGATATGGATATGCAGCCCGCGCTTGAGACGTTCGGTGACATCGTGCGCTATGAACGACTTGCGCAGAAGGGCGGAGCCAATGTTGCGCGCAATCGCGGCATCGCGTTGGCCTCCGGAGAGCTGATCGCTTTTCTCGACGACGACGACATCTGGCTGCCAGACAAGCTGGAGCTTCAAAGTGCAGCCCTCGTTCCTCCGTACGAAGCCTGTCTGTGCACCAGCCGCGAGGTCTCTGCCGCGGAGCGGCCTCCGAAAGGCTGGCAGGACGTCCGTGAGGCGCATCTGAAGTTTCGGACTCCTTGTGGAACCAGCGGGCTTTTGGCGACGGCGCGCGTGCTGGAGGAAGAAAAGTTCGATCCGGCGATTCCTCGCGGTCAGGATTGGGATTTGTTCGTCCGTCTCGTACAGCGGCACCCTTTGGCCTTCGTCGATCGCTCCCTGTACCTCCGGCAGACGGGGCACGAGCGTATCACCACGACGGCTCTGGAGCTGAGCCCGGAGGATCTATTGGCAAGGGCGGCGGCGGTCGAAAAACACCGAACCTGGCTTGGGGAAGACGCCTATCGGCAACGTATGGCGGCAAATCTTCTTGCCTTCATATCGCAACGGCAGGGAAAGCTTCGGTATATCCGCGCCTCGCTCAAGCACGCTGGGTACCGCGCGACGGTTGGCCATTTCACCAAAACGCTGCGCAAGAAATCCCAGCAGGGGGTTTACGCGACACAGGCGAGGCGGACGTGA
- a CDS encoding exopolysaccharide transport family protein yields the protein MTSDYAHDDDLTLWSIAWQHRWVLLVSGILAAAITFIALTRVTPVYEAKTHVLLGPSASNVIDMPGGVQQSPVNAAISESAVIVMSSNDVLRATVAELGLDTRAEYNSALREKSLADRIKGQISDLIALIPGRTGAAQQGEAVPLGADDPLAGTVRGLRSNIKTRVLGESFVIEVAAQSSNPRVAALISDTIAENYLERQLENSAQAGGQATEWLEERVTELRSDLAAAELKVAEFRSSLLSSDDQIAQDFEPQLAEMNAQLARLATEASDLKARRDEIEELSAISNYAALTELLNQPVVSDLFARLSLEEERVADLKARFGDHSGVDKAIAERNLIAAQIDDQIARALSGLDVRIAVVGDQRENLRAELQSTRRAMAERRQQELTLLELEREAETSRDVYNRFLLRLKEVRERNLFQAPEASIVSYASVPVNPVAPQKTKMAALAGVAAGIAVLGLLVLKNAGRGRIRSPREVSEQTGVPLVLQLPFLRGARTSIDLLRKARKPSGAELLKAVNLLRARMVGRDAEAVRVIMVTSTAQGEGKTALSLLLAEVFEASGYKTLLINADPAKGGLSNFNGTDVMRRSLFGFLDYSKEVRDSASEDPGAETAMMKLQREMKRSDAIIVDGPVALSSPEFIDFGLLADHVIVVGEWNRTEAAELSQSVEMLKAEGLNVCAVAINKVPRKSMAPLSSPAPAKRRPLSLPPPSAT from the coding sequence ATGACCAGCGACTACGCGCATGACGATGACCTGACCTTGTGGAGCATCGCCTGGCAGCATCGCTGGGTTTTGCTGGTCAGTGGGATTCTGGCCGCCGCCATCACCTTCATCGCGCTCACCCGGGTCACACCGGTCTACGAGGCAAAGACGCATGTGCTCCTTGGGCCCAGCGCCTCGAACGTGATCGATATGCCGGGCGGCGTGCAGCAATCGCCGGTGAATGCCGCGATTTCCGAAAGCGCCGTTATCGTGATGTCGTCCAACGACGTTCTGCGCGCCACCGTGGCCGAGTTGGGGCTTGATACCAGGGCGGAGTATAATTCCGCTCTCCGGGAGAAAAGCTTGGCAGACCGGATCAAGGGGCAGATCTCCGATCTGATCGCCCTGATCCCGGGCCGCACGGGCGCAGCGCAGCAAGGGGAAGCGGTTCCCCTAGGAGCAGACGATCCGCTTGCCGGCACCGTCAGGGGGTTGAGATCCAATATCAAGACGCGGGTCCTGGGGGAATCTTTCGTGATCGAAGTTGCCGCGCAATCCAGCAATCCGAGGGTCGCAGCGCTGATCAGCGATACGATCGCCGAGAATTATCTCGAACGGCAGCTGGAAAACAGCGCGCAAGCCGGCGGGCAGGCCACCGAGTGGCTGGAAGAACGGGTCACCGAGTTGCGCAGTGATCTTGCGGCCGCCGAGTTGAAGGTTGCGGAGTTTCGCAGTTCGCTCTTGAGTTCCGATGACCAGATTGCACAGGATTTCGAGCCGCAATTGGCCGAGATGAACGCACAACTTGCGCGCCTTGCCACCGAAGCGTCCGACCTGAAGGCGCGACGTGACGAAATCGAAGAGCTGTCGGCGATCTCGAATTACGCCGCCTTGACGGAGTTGCTGAACCAACCCGTTGTCTCGGATTTGTTTGCACGACTGAGTTTGGAAGAAGAGCGGGTTGCCGATCTGAAAGCCCGTTTCGGGGATCACAGCGGGGTGGATAAAGCGATCGCCGAAAGAAACCTGATCGCGGCCCAGATCGACGACCAAATCGCCCGCGCCCTGTCCGGGTTGGATGTGCGGATTGCCGTTGTCGGCGATCAAAGGGAAAACCTTAGAGCCGAGCTCCAATCCACTCGCCGAGCAATGGCGGAACGCCGACAGCAAGAGCTCACCCTGCTGGAACTGGAGCGTGAAGCGGAAACCTCCCGGGATGTTTACAACCGGTTCCTGTTGCGCCTGAAAGAAGTGCGGGAGCGGAACCTATTCCAGGCGCCGGAGGCTTCAATCGTTTCCTACGCTAGCGTTCCGGTCAATCCGGTGGCACCGCAGAAAACAAAGATGGCCGCATTGGCGGGCGTTGCTGCTGGTATCGCCGTGCTCGGGCTGCTCGTCCTCAAGAATGCCGGTCGCGGCCGGATCCGGTCCCCGAGGGAGGTCTCGGAACAAACAGGTGTCCCTCTGGTTCTTCAGTTGCCCTTCTTGCGTGGCGCGCGAACTTCCATCGACCTCTTGAGGAAAGCGCGAAAGCCCTCGGGCGCAGAGCTTCTCAAGGCCGTCAATCTCTTGCGGGCGCGCATGGTTGGGCGCGATGCGGAGGCTGTTAGGGTCATCATGGTCACGTCGACAGCGCAGGGTGAGGGCAAGACGGCGCTGAGCCTGCTTCTTGCGGAGGTGTTCGAAGCCAGCGGCTACAAAACTCTGCTGATCAATGCGGACCCGGCCAAAGGCGGCCTGTCCAATTTCAACGGTACCGACGTGATGCGACGATCGTTGTTTGGATTCCTGGACTACTCCAAGGAAGTCAGAGACTCTGCGTCGGAGGATCCGGGCGCTGAAACGGCGATGATGAAGCTGCAAAGGGAAATGAAGCGTTCGGATGCGATCATCGTTGACGGTCCCGTTGCACTATCCTCGCCGGAGTTCATCGACTTTGGCCTGCTGGCAGATCATGTGATCGTGGTTGGTGAATGGAACAGGACGGAAGCGGCAGAGCTTTCGCAGAGCGTTGAAATGCTCAAGGCGGAAGGTCTGAATGTGTGCGCTGTGGCCATCAACAAGGTGCCTCGCAAATCCATGGCGCCGCTTTCCTCGCCCGCGCCAGCGAAACGACGGCCCCTGTCCCTGCCGCCACCCTCTGCGACGTAG
- a CDS encoding O-antigen ligase family protein yields MIWGRFALSSMGEIAVRTSIAGFSVIALGTIAITAIGLLAMPLRLFGRPAIKPFYLIAAFGALSGLLNGAYVALVIFLVTWCYFVACALLLVRAFEQHGSKVVLRCLLWAFLLPLGSQALSVALGAPKVGPDGSLSYIGTYGHESVFTLVTMAATLGVVLNPWRRPRTGFFGLGIMIASLLLANYRTMIIAAAPLFIAPIVQVIKPGRHALGRVAVLVVVLIVVIPEIAPRLIGDRFDEIGTLSSGETDLLKPPEDFTAREKDVLSARAYIWSSYFYGSARTEPVQRLIGHGPDSRAPELTVHAHNEFLRILFEFGLLGLLLWLAVFALQIVKVLDVDPPHLRLALLAGYASLFLGAMGTAYFNRPEGMIFLAILCASTWYYSSPRRA; encoded by the coding sequence ATGATCTGGGGGCGGTTCGCGCTGTCATCGATGGGGGAAATCGCCGTTCGGACGAGTATTGCGGGCTTCTCGGTGATTGCGCTGGGCACCATTGCCATTACCGCCATCGGCCTGCTTGCCATGCCGCTTCGCCTGTTCGGGCGCCCGGCGATAAAGCCGTTTTACCTTATCGCTGCCTTTGGAGCCCTCAGCGGTTTGTTGAATGGGGCATATGTTGCGCTTGTGATTTTTCTGGTGACATGGTGCTACTTCGTGGCATGTGCCCTGCTCCTTGTACGGGCGTTTGAGCAGCACGGCAGCAAGGTCGTGCTACGCTGTCTTCTCTGGGCTTTCCTGCTTCCGCTGGGAAGCCAGGCGTTGTCCGTGGCTTTGGGCGCGCCCAAAGTGGGCCCTGACGGATCGCTGAGTTACATCGGCACCTACGGCCACGAGTCTGTCTTTACCTTGGTCACTATGGCGGCAACGCTAGGGGTTGTCCTTAACCCCTGGCGAAGGCCGCGCACAGGCTTCTTTGGTCTTGGGATCATGATCGCGAGCCTGCTTCTGGCCAACTATCGGACGATGATTATCGCCGCCGCGCCCCTGTTCATTGCTCCGATTGTTCAGGTCATCAAGCCGGGAAGGCATGCTCTGGGGCGCGTCGCTGTCCTCGTGGTTGTTCTGATCGTCGTGATACCGGAGATCGCGCCTCGCCTGATTGGTGACAGGTTCGATGAAATCGGAACTCTTTCCAGCGGCGAGACGGACTTGCTCAAACCGCCGGAGGACTTCACAGCCCGCGAAAAGGACGTTCTCTCGGCGCGCGCCTATATCTGGTCTTCCTATTTTTATGGTTCGGCGCGGACCGAACCGGTTCAGCGTCTGATCGGCCACGGGCCGGACTCGCGTGCGCCCGAATTGACTGTCCATGCCCATAATGAATTCCTGCGGATCCTGTTCGAGTTTGGCCTGCTGGGACTTCTCTTGTGGCTCGCTGTTTTCGCCCTCCAGATCGTCAAGGTTCTGGATGTGGACCCTCCGCACCTGCGCCTCGCCTTGCTGGCCGGCTACGCCTCGCTTTTCCTCGGCGCAATGGGAACGGCGTATTTCAACCGCCCGGAAGGCATGATCTTCCTCGCAATCCTCTGTGCCTCAACATGGTATTACTCCAGCCCGCGTCGGGCTTAG
- a CDS encoding sugar transferase, translated as MSFQDWNEEQLRGGAGLDIVVAWDFEQYNRFGKRILDLCVVLLVTPFIVPVILVSACLIGLDGSNPFYVQERVGRGNRIFRMWKLRTMVPDAKRRLEEVLERDPDARTEWDSTQKLKCDPRTTSLGRFIRRFSIDELPQIWNVVLGDMSVVGPRPMMPEQRSLYPGKAYFSLRPGMTGLWQVSDRNKTTFAARSDYDLAYANDLSITQDLLIILRTARVVLKGTGY; from the coding sequence ATGAGTTTCCAGGATTGGAACGAAGAACAATTGCGCGGCGGCGCAGGACTAGACATTGTCGTCGCTTGGGACTTTGAGCAATACAATCGCTTTGGCAAGCGGATCCTTGACCTATGCGTTGTGCTGCTAGTGACGCCCTTCATCGTGCCGGTCATTCTTGTTTCGGCATGTCTGATCGGGCTCGACGGCTCCAATCCGTTCTACGTTCAGGAAAGGGTTGGACGAGGCAACCGCATCTTCAGAATGTGGAAACTTCGGACCATGGTGCCTGATGCGAAACGGAGGCTTGAGGAGGTTCTTGAGCGGGATCCCGACGCCAGGACCGAATGGGACTCCACCCAAAAGCTCAAGTGCGACCCTCGAACGACATCTCTCGGCCGGTTCATCCGTAGGTTCTCGATCGACGAGTTGCCCCAGATCTGGAATGTTGTTCTGGGTGATATGAGCGTGGTTGGACCGCGGCCGATGATGCCAGAACAGCGCTCCTTGTATCCCGGAAAAGCATACTTCAGCCTGCGTCCGGGCATGACGGGCCTTTGGCAGGTGTCAGATCGCAACAAAACCACTTTCGCAGCGCGCTCGGATTACGATCTTGCATATGCAAACGATCTTTCCATTACGCAGGATCTTCTGATCATTCTGCGGACCGCAAGGGTCGTCTTGAAAGGGACGGGCTACTAA
- a CDS encoding LysR family transcriptional regulator: MKSVFRNWSDIPIFLSVMRLGSTLAAARALGMAQPTVARRIEALEQSLGLTLFDRDTRGSHPTAAAKALLPAAEAIEAQAQAFARLAADQNLAQPIRITGFSANLQDSTSEIFSGFSQRHPDIAFEFLPAVRVLDLAAGEADIALRICWTPPDDALICRHISDAKFTLFGSPDYAAKHGLPKRPEELKDHIVFGFHRDDIRPVTHDWLASYMPEGRLSRRFSEITVLDAAVRAGQGLGIINLRLAEKDERAGRLIRCFEPPEALCAPHLVLIAPQAYRRPEVRSFLRYFIPRYAALFK, translated from the coding sequence ATGAAGAGCGTTTTTCGAAACTGGTCCGACATTCCGATCTTCCTCTCGGTCATGCGGCTTGGCTCGACCTTGGCGGCGGCCCGCGCGTTGGGCATGGCGCAGCCAACTGTTGCGCGGCGCATTGAAGCGCTGGAGCAATCCCTCGGCCTGACGCTTTTTGACCGTGACACGCGCGGAAGCCATCCCACCGCCGCCGCCAAGGCGCTACTGCCAGCAGCCGAGGCGATCGAGGCTCAGGCTCAGGCTTTCGCGCGCCTTGCCGCCGACCAGAACCTGGCACAGCCGATCCGGATCACAGGGTTTTCTGCAAATCTGCAGGACAGCACGAGCGAGATCTTTAGTGGGTTTTCACAGCGGCACCCGGACATCGCGTTCGAGTTCCTGCCAGCTGTCCGGGTGCTGGACCTTGCGGCCGGAGAAGCGGATATCGCGCTCAGGATCTGCTGGACACCACCGGACGACGCGCTGATCTGCCGTCATATCAGCGATGCAAAATTCACCCTCTTTGGCAGCCCCGATTATGCTGCGAAACACGGCCTGCCAAAGAGACCTGAAGAGTTGAAGGATCACATCGTTTTCGGTTTCCACAGGGATGATATCCGCCCGGTCACGCATGACTGGCTGGCCAGCTACATGCCGGAAGGGAGGCTTTCGCGCCGGTTTAGCGAAATCACGGTCTTGGATGCGGCAGTTCGGGCTGGCCAAGGGTTGGGGATCATCAACCTGCGCCTTGCGGAAAAGGACGAGCGCGCCGGCCGCTTGATCCGATGCTTTGAGCCACCGGAAGCGCTTTGTGCACCTCATCTCGTCCTGATTGCGCCGCAGGCCTATCGCCGCCCCGAAGTGCGCAGCTTTTTGCGGTATTTCATTCCGCGCTACGCTGCCTTGTTCAAATAA